In Lactococcus garvieae subsp. garvieae, the following proteins share a genomic window:
- the purN gene encoding phosphoribosylglycinamide formyltransferase: MRIAVFASGSGSNFEALAQAFPTEIQLLFSDKTEAYALQRAQKLNVTAVSFTLKSFADKQSYEETLVALLRDHQIDLICLAGYMKIVGPTLLQAYEGRIINIHPSYLPAFAGSAHALEESWQAQEGLGITVHWVDSGVDTGEILAQQQLDYHRELAEYEKKLHQAEHELYIKVVQELIKK, from the coding sequence ATGAGGATTGCCGTTTTTGCCTCAGGATCAGGATCTAACTTTGAAGCCCTCGCTCAAGCTTTTCCCACGGAAATTCAGCTCTTGTTCTCGGATAAGACTGAGGCTTATGCTCTGCAAAGAGCGCAGAAGCTCAATGTAACTGCCGTCAGCTTTACGTTAAAATCTTTTGCTGATAAGCAGAGTTATGAAGAAACCTTAGTTGCTTTACTTCGTGACCACCAGATTGATTTGATTTGTCTTGCAGGTTATATGAAAATTGTTGGTCCCACTCTTTTACAAGCTTATGAAGGACGAATTATTAATATACATCCCTCTTATCTGCCAGCTTTTGCTGGTTCAGCTCATGCTTTGGAGGAATCCTGGCAAGCTCAAGAAGGTTTAGGAATCACAGTTCATTGGGTGGATTCAGGCGTCGATACAGGAGAAATTTTAGCCCAGCAGCAGCTTGATTATCATCGGGAACTCGCTGAGTATGAAAAAAAGCTCCATCAAGCAGAGCATGAATTGTATATAAAAGTAGTACAAGAGCTTATCAAAAAATAG